A part of Verrucomicrobiota bacterium genomic DNA contains:
- the thiS gene encoding sulfur carrier protein ThiS, with the protein MTAIIVNGEQKESRAESLEGLLVELSLNPLLILVEYNGQALPRSEWEGVRIVTGDKLELLSVAAGG; encoded by the coding sequence ATGACCGCGATCATTGTCAACGGGGAGCAAAAGGAGTCTAGGGCCGAGAGTTTGGAGGGTCTCTTGGTTGAACTTAGCCTGAATCCGTTGCTGATTCTGGTGGAATACAATGGCCAAGCATTGCCTCGATCGGAGTGGGAGGGGGTCAGGATTGTGACGGGTGACAAACTAGAACTCCTTTCCGTTGCCGCCGGGGGTTGA
- the ybeY gene encoding rRNA maturation RNase YbeY, producing MRPIALLWANRHRSPSLRVDLPLIRRIVEAALPLCVAKPRHKGIQLPPEVEITLLGESAIAKVHGEFLDDPTPTDVITFEHGEILIGVPIAAANACKFSHPADHEVALCAIHGLLHLLGYDDLSAQERTIMHARQEEILEAALREVC from the coding sequence ATGAGACCAATCGCTCTTCTCTGGGCTAACCGCCATCGTTCCCCTTCCTTAAGGGTAGATCTCCCCTTGATCCGCAGGATCGTGGAGGCGGCCTTGCCTCTCTGTGTCGCCAAGCCTCGGCACAAGGGCATACAACTTCCTCCCGAGGTGGAGATCACACTCCTGGGTGAGAGTGCAATCGCCAAGGTGCACGGGGAGTTTCTCGATGACCCGACACCGACTGATGTCATCACCTTCGAGCATGGAGAGATCCTGATTGGCGTGCCGATCGCGGCGGCCAATGCCTGCAAGTTTAGTCACCCGGCAGACCACGAGGTGGCCCTGTGCGCTATCCATGGCCTTCTTCACCTGCTGGGCTACGATGATCTGAGCGCGCAAGAACGCACAATCATGCATGCCCGTCAGGAGGAAATTTTAGAGGCTGCCCTTCGGGAGGTGTGCTAG
- the clpS gene encoding ATP-dependent Clp protease adapter ClpS, whose protein sequence is MNQPGLLEAPEVELSENLDLPWLVVVHNDPVNLMSYVAMVFRRIFGWTRERSERHMMEVHTKGRSVVWGGGREQAEHYVQQLHSFLLLATLEKSS, encoded by the coding sequence ATGAACCAACCGGGGCTTCTCGAGGCTCCCGAAGTAGAGCTCTCTGAGAATCTCGATCTCCCCTGGCTTGTCGTGGTGCACAACGATCCCGTGAATCTCATGAGCTATGTCGCGATGGTCTTCCGCCGGATCTTCGGATGGACGCGAGAGCGCTCCGAGAGGCACATGATGGAAGTCCATACCAAGGGGCGCTCGGTTGTTTGGGGCGGCGGCAGGGAACAGGCGGAGCACTATGTGCAGCAGCTCCACTCCTTCCTCCTGCTGGCGACTCTTGAGAAGTCTTCCTGA
- a CDS encoding DUF2017 domain-containing protein: protein MIFERSKNGNFRFSRIHPLLGELLQAVAMDPWERYPEGSMRLLPSPTESEDLEDLRLDWQDHVQPGLRHHFDLERAVVSEDLACMIQRKGKIPSWTLEISTDHSDAWLTTLNALRLALAEEHRFTEKDLSEKTPSDLETERGLALMQVNFYAFIQECLLQAMDDELGE from the coding sequence ATGATCTTCGAACGCTCAAAAAACGGAAACTTCCGCTTTAGCAGGATCCATCCTTTGCTGGGCGAATTACTGCAGGCTGTTGCGATGGACCCCTGGGAGCGCTACCCCGAGGGGAGTATGCGCCTATTGCCCTCGCCCACCGAAAGTGAGGATCTTGAGGATCTACGTCTTGATTGGCAGGATCATGTGCAACCGGGCCTGCGGCATCATTTTGACCTGGAGCGGGCCGTGGTGTCGGAGGACCTTGCTTGCATGATTCAGCGGAAAGGGAAGATTCCTTCCTGGACCTTGGAGATTTCTACCGATCACTCCGACGCCTGGTTGACGACGCTGAACGCCCTACGACTGGCCCTTGCCGAGGAGCATAGGTTCACCGAAAAGGATCTCTCTGAAAAAACGCCCTCTGATCTCGAGACTGAGCGTGGCCTTGCCTTGATGCAGGTGAACTTCTACGCCTTCATCCAAGAGTGTCTTCTCCAGGCGATGGACGACGAGTTGGGCGAGTAG
- a CDS encoding recombination protein O N-terminal domain-containing protein codes for MEEARAILLRRYKFSENSLVVIWLTDRHGKVKTTARSATKPGGPFSGRLELFTVAGITFKSPKNGDLHTLSEVVVETEALLPATYSTILSASYFSELCDLFTEPMHPVPEVFALLERAWGFLRTQAPSRRAVAHFETELAKSLGIHDPSIPAHRSLASVAHKLPESRPRLLEQLAESP; via the coding sequence ATGGAAGAGGCGCGCGCCATTCTGCTGCGACGGTATAAATTCTCGGAGAATAGTCTCGTCGTGATCTGGCTGACCGACCGGCATGGCAAGGTGAAGACGACGGCCCGCAGTGCCACCAAGCCGGGAGGGCCGTTTTCCGGGAGATTGGAGCTCTTCACCGTCGCTGGAATTACCTTTAAATCTCCCAAGAACGGTGATCTTCACACTCTCAGCGAGGTGGTGGTCGAGACAGAAGCACTTCTTCCCGCGACCTATTCCACTATCCTTTCAGCGTCCTACTTCTCCGAACTCTGTGATCTTTTCACCGAACCGATGCATCCGGTTCCCGAAGTTTTTGCCTTGTTGGAACGCGCTTGGGGATTCCTGCGCACGCAGGCACCGAGTCGTCGTGCTGTTGCCCATTTCGAGACCGAATTGGCAAAGTCTCTTGGCATCCATGATCCCTCTATTCCCGCCCACAGATCCCTGGCGTCCGTCGCGCATAAGCTGCCGGAAAGCCGCCCGCGCCTGCTGGAGCAACTTGCCGAGAGCCCGTGA
- a CDS encoding beta-glucanase → MNLHSSTLKVVLLLVLAGMAVSTVHPLNAGDVSAASAPLLKAPSDYYSYWKQKYLNPSVRFPGDWKVNYDGKGTTVSEAIGYGMLITALMADTDFESKKYFDGLNRFRKRFPSSINPAFMCWKIPPHERPGKNDCATDGELDIAYALLLAHARWGDEAYLAEAKSLIGSIGASLVRPDFSLRLGDWNDAPGQTRPSDFMPTHFRAFGKVTGDPLWKKVEDRSYEILTELQLEKAQAGTKTTGLIPDFAVQKNGCWVPARPGFLEGGHDGDFYYNACRVPWRIGWAALASRDKGDDRAKEVLGRFMQWALMNVKDPEQFRAGYRLDGKPVHKSDFNTACFISPTGVAAMALGMESWKAKVERYALGSREEYYEDSINLLCLILMSGQSHGFIRQNSPQ, encoded by the coding sequence GTGAACCTTCATTCCTCAACCCTCAAGGTTGTTTTGTTACTCGTACTCGCGGGGATGGCTGTTTCCACAGTTCATCCACTCAATGCGGGCGATGTCTCCGCCGCAAGCGCCCCCCTTCTCAAGGCTCCTTCTGATTATTATTCCTACTGGAAGCAAAAATACCTGAACCCCTCCGTGCGGTTCCCTGGAGACTGGAAGGTCAATTATGACGGGAAGGGGACGACTGTTTCGGAGGCGATCGGCTATGGGATGCTGATCACCGCACTCATGGCCGACACCGATTTCGAGTCAAAAAAATACTTCGATGGTCTGAATAGATTCAGGAAGCGCTTCCCCTCGTCGATCAATCCCGCCTTCATGTGCTGGAAAATCCCTCCTCATGAAAGGCCTGGGAAAAACGATTGCGCCACCGACGGTGAACTCGATATCGCCTATGCCCTCCTGTTGGCCCATGCGCGGTGGGGGGATGAGGCCTATCTGGCGGAAGCCAAGAGTCTGATCGGGTCCATCGGAGCCTCATTGGTACGCCCCGATTTTTCACTGCGCCTGGGCGATTGGAACGATGCGCCCGGTCAGACGCGCCCTTCTGACTTCATGCCGACTCATTTCCGAGCCTTCGGTAAAGTAACGGGTGATCCTCTCTGGAAGAAGGTTGAGGATCGTTCCTATGAAATTCTCACGGAGTTGCAACTTGAGAAAGCACAAGCTGGGACCAAGACGACGGGGCTTATTCCTGATTTTGCAGTTCAAAAAAACGGATGTTGGGTTCCTGCTCGGCCCGGCTTCCTGGAGGGGGGGCATGATGGCGACTTCTACTACAATGCCTGCAGAGTGCCTTGGCGAATCGGTTGGGCGGCTCTTGCCTCCCGTGACAAAGGAGATGATCGTGCCAAGGAGGTTCTGGGACGCTTCATGCAGTGGGCCCTCATGAACGTGAAAGATCCCGAGCAGTTCAGGGCAGGCTACCGGCTGGACGGGAAGCCGGTGCATAAGAGCGACTTTAACACAGCTTGCTTCATTTCTCCGACAGGGGTGGCCGCGATGGCCTTGGGCATGGAGTCTTGGAAAGCAAAGGTTGAGCGCTATGCACTGGGTAGCAGGGAGGAGTATTATGAAGACTCAATCAATCTGCTCTGCCTGATCCTGATGTCAGGTCAATCGCACGGGTTCATCCGTCAGAATTCCCCTCAATAA
- a CDS encoding transcriptional repressor, whose protein sequence is MGHYASAMVQGGMRLTPQRRQVYEVLMDKRDHPTATEVFIRAQKQMPSISLATVYNCLETMVGSGLVKAVHVDREPTRFCANLQEHGHFHCTECGHVSDIGFSHTREKGWKLPSGFLVTQHDVTLRGLCADCGTSSKNTNHSKSKIPFSH, encoded by the coding sequence ATGGGACACTATGCGTCCGCCATGGTGCAGGGAGGTATGCGTCTTACGCCTCAGCGGCGGCAGGTCTATGAGGTGCTCATGGACAAGAGGGATCATCCGACGGCCACGGAGGTCTTCATCCGGGCTCAGAAGCAGATGCCCTCCATCTCGCTCGCCACTGTGTATAACTGCCTTGAAACGATGGTTGGAAGCGGTTTGGTGAAGGCCGTCCATGTCGACCGTGAGCCAACCCGATTTTGTGCGAACCTCCAGGAGCACGGTCACTTCCACTGCACGGAATGCGGTCATGTCTCCGACATCGGATTTTCCCACACCCGCGAGAAGGGATGGAAACTCCCCTCCGGATTCCTCGTCACTCAGCACGATGTCACCCTCCGGGGACTCTGCGCCGACTGCGGAACATCTTCTAAAAACACGAATCATTCCAAATCAAAAATCCCATTCTCACACTAA
- the sufC gene encoding Fe-S cluster assembly ATPase SufC: MSAHSSSSLSIRDLHASIGDKPILKGLTLDIPKGEVHAIMGKNGAGKSTLAKIMAGHPDYTVTSGDVLMDGESILGLEPDVRARLGLFLAFQYPMEIPGVTIANFIRAALQARLPEGEELEATDYYAKLYAKMDALSVPRNFTSRSVNEGFSGGEKKRCEILQMAMLEPSYAVLDETDSGLDIDALKIVSAGVNALRGPNIGMLVITHYQRLLDYIVPDKVHVMSEGRIIHSGDKDLALKLEAQGYDWVEKEFGGSGTKAA; encoded by the coding sequence ATGTCCGCCCATTCCTCTTCGTCACTTTCCATCCGAGACTTGCACGCCTCCATCGGCGATAAGCCGATCCTCAAGGGCCTCACGCTCGACATCCCCAAGGGAGAAGTCCACGCCATCATGGGCAAGAACGGAGCCGGCAAGAGCACGCTCGCCAAAATCATGGCCGGCCATCCCGACTACACGGTAACCTCGGGTGATGTCCTGATGGATGGTGAGAGCATCCTGGGTTTGGAACCCGATGTCCGCGCCCGTCTTGGTCTCTTCCTTGCCTTTCAGTATCCGATGGAGATCCCCGGGGTCACTATCGCCAACTTCATCCGCGCAGCCCTTCAGGCCCGCCTTCCCGAGGGGGAGGAGTTGGAGGCAACCGACTACTACGCCAAACTCTATGCCAAGATGGATGCCCTGAGCGTGCCTCGGAACTTCACTTCCCGCTCGGTGAACGAGGGCTTCTCTGGTGGTGAGAAGAAGCGCTGCGAGATTCTCCAGATGGCGATGCTCGAGCCCTCCTATGCCGTGCTTGACGAGACAGACAGCGGTCTCGACATCGACGCGCTCAAGATCGTTTCAGCGGGAGTGAACGCCCTTCGCGGTCCGAATATCGGCATGCTTGTCATCACCCATTACCAGCGTCTGCTCGACTACATCGTGCCCGATAAGGTGCATGTCATGTCCGAGGGGCGCATCATCCACAGCGGCGACAAGGATCTTGCCCTCAAGCTTGAGGCTCAGGGCTATGACTGGGTCGAGAAGGAATTTGGGGGATCCGGCACCAAGGCCGCCTAA
- the sufB gene encoding Fe-S cluster assembly protein SufB: protein MSTETKPDIDIDRSVGDFRYEMDYAFDAGVGLTEATIDYISDVKGDPDWVRAFRKEGYRKFLEKPMPTHWATKDLESIVFENIRYYLSQGQVPKRTWDEVPDDIKRTFERLGIPEQERKFLSGVEAQFDSEAAYSNIKAAVGEQGVIFVGSSEGLKEHPEIFKKWFGKVIPSGDNKFSALNSAVFSGGSFIYVPPGVKVKHPLQAYFRINAQNFGQFERTLIIVDEGAELTYMEGCTAPKFETATLHSAVVELVAMKGAKIQYITVQNWSSNVFNLVTKRGIAHEDAEVKWIDCNIGSRLTMKYPGVVMKGKGARGEVVSIALAGDGQHQDTGAKMIHAADNTTSNIISKSISLGTGRSTYRGMVHVPKHLKGCKNNTECDALLINSHSRTDTYPAISVRGQGNAVQHEASVSQISAEQIFYMQQRGLSEAAAMSLAVNGFVNDLVQQFPMEYSVELKRLIDLEMEGSVG from the coding sequence ATGAGCACCGAGACCAAACCAGACATCGATATTGACCGTTCCGTCGGCGATTTCCGCTACGAGATGGACTACGCCTTCGATGCGGGCGTCGGACTGACCGAGGCGACGATCGACTACATCAGCGACGTGAAGGGTGACCCTGATTGGGTTCGCGCTTTCCGCAAGGAAGGTTACCGAAAGTTCCTGGAGAAGCCGATGCCGACTCACTGGGCTACCAAGGACCTGGAGAGCATTGTCTTCGAGAACATCCGCTATTACCTCTCGCAGGGACAGGTTCCCAAGCGGACCTGGGACGAGGTGCCCGATGACATTAAGAGGACCTTCGAGCGGCTTGGTATTCCCGAGCAGGAGCGCAAGTTCCTCTCCGGTGTAGAGGCCCAGTTCGACAGCGAGGCGGCCTATTCGAATATCAAGGCCGCGGTCGGCGAGCAGGGAGTCATCTTTGTCGGATCCAGCGAGGGTCTTAAGGAGCATCCCGAGATCTTCAAGAAGTGGTTCGGCAAGGTAATCCCGAGCGGTGACAACAAGTTCTCCGCGCTGAACTCCGCAGTCTTCAGCGGCGGCAGCTTCATCTATGTGCCGCCAGGAGTTAAGGTAAAGCACCCGCTCCAGGCTTACTTCCGAATCAACGCCCAGAACTTCGGACAGTTCGAGCGAACCTTGATCATCGTCGACGAGGGGGCTGAGCTCACTTACATGGAGGGTTGCACCGCGCCGAAGTTCGAGACGGCCACGCTGCACAGCGCCGTCGTAGAGCTTGTCGCTATGAAGGGGGCCAAGATCCAGTACATCACCGTCCAGAATTGGAGTTCGAACGTCTTTAACCTCGTGACCAAGCGCGGCATCGCCCATGAAGATGCCGAGGTTAAGTGGATCGATTGCAATATTGGATCCCGGCTCACCATGAAATATCCGGGAGTCGTGATGAAGGGGAAGGGTGCGCGTGGCGAAGTCGTCTCGATTGCCCTGGCTGGTGATGGCCAGCACCAGGACACCGGTGCCAAGATGATCCATGCGGCCGACAACACGACCAGCAACATTATCTCCAAGTCGATCAGTCTCGGAACAGGCCGCTCCACCTACCGTGGCATGGTCCATGTGCCGAAGCACCTGAAGGGTTGCAAGAACAACACCGAGTGCGACGCCCTGCTTATCAATAGCCACAGCCGCACCGACACCTACCCAGCTATCAGCGTGCGCGGTCAGGGAAATGCCGTTCAGCACGAGGCGAGCGTCAGCCAGATCAGCGCGGAGCAGATCTTCTACATGCAGCAGCGCGGTCTGAGCGAGGCCGCTGCCATGAGCCTCGCGGTCAATGGCTTCGTCAATGACCTGGTTCAGCAGTTCCCGATGGAATACTCGGTCGAGCTGAAGCGCCTTATCGATCTCGAGATGGAAGGATCCGTCGGATGA
- the sufD gene encoding Fe-S cluster assembly protein SufD, producing MSITTTSPAETGNSTNWPEWFSKDQNEAWELFQSLPQPKRNDEPWRFANLKALDLSDFHLAVPVQDAASLITRSSAHTNLAAKLIFANEVLIHNDQSELPAGVLLLPLEQAARDHEELFRKSFMTSDVRLGSKKFAALHRAHLRSGAFVYVPKGVVIEQPIEIWHWVEGENATIFPHTLIVLGEGASATVIDHFVSSRDERSLAIAVNDLTLGTNAKLHYVGVQEWSDKATAFHINTTEVEKEGVSTALQMNLGGAYIRGESDSHLLGEGSRSVMLSINPASGTREIDQRTFQDHFAPRATSDLLYHNALADSSRTIFAGLIKVEEHAHETDAYQKVRNLMLSDEAEANSMPGLEILADNVRCTHGATSGELNEDELFYMMARGIGPKQAAQLIVRGFFGTVLERLENEELQAHLGEILDKKLSTSE from the coding sequence ATGAGCATCACCACGACCTCTCCCGCCGAGACCGGCAACTCTACTAATTGGCCCGAATGGTTCAGCAAGGACCAGAATGAGGCCTGGGAGCTTTTCCAGTCACTACCGCAGCCAAAGCGCAACGATGAACCGTGGCGCTTTGCGAATCTCAAGGCGCTCGACCTTTCCGATTTTCATCTCGCTGTGCCCGTCCAGGATGCTGCGTCACTTATCACCCGTTCCTCGGCGCACACCAACCTCGCCGCGAAGCTCATCTTCGCGAATGAAGTTCTCATCCACAACGATCAGTCTGAATTGCCTGCCGGGGTGCTTCTCTTGCCGCTTGAGCAGGCCGCTAGGGATCACGAAGAACTCTTCCGCAAGAGCTTCATGACTTCCGATGTGCGCCTCGGTTCGAAGAAATTCGCCGCCCTTCATCGAGCCCATCTACGCTCTGGGGCTTTCGTCTATGTTCCCAAAGGAGTCGTTATCGAGCAACCCATCGAGATCTGGCATTGGGTCGAGGGGGAGAATGCCACCATCTTTCCCCACACTCTTATCGTCTTGGGTGAGGGTGCCTCCGCCACCGTGATCGATCACTTCGTCTCATCGCGGGATGAGCGTTCGCTGGCTATTGCCGTGAATGATCTCACGCTGGGAACGAATGCGAAGCTGCATTACGTCGGTGTCCAGGAGTGGAGTGACAAGGCAACCGCCTTCCACATCAACACCACCGAAGTGGAGAAGGAGGGTGTTTCGACAGCCCTTCAGATGAACCTCGGAGGAGCCTATATCCGTGGAGAGAGCGACAGTCATCTGCTGGGTGAAGGATCGCGTAGCGTCATGCTCTCGATCAATCCCGCAAGCGGGACCCGCGAGATCGATCAGCGAACCTTTCAGGATCATTTCGCCCCGCGTGCGACCAGCGACCTCCTCTACCATAATGCCCTGGCGGATTCGTCGCGTACGATCTTCGCCGGCCTGATCAAGGTCGAGGAGCATGCCCACGAGACGGATGCTTACCAGAAAGTCCGCAATCTGATGCTTAGTGATGAGGCCGAAGCCAACTCCATGCCTGGTCTCGAAATTCTAGCTGATAATGTTCGCTGCACGCACGGCGCGACGTCCGGCGAACTCAACGAAGACGAACTCTTCTACATGATGGCCCGCGGTATAGGTCCTAAGCAAGCGGCACAGCTAATCGTGAGGGGCTTCTTCGGAACTGTCCTTGAGCGTCTTGAGAATGAGGAACTTCAAGCCCATCTGGGCGAGATCCTGGATAAAAAATTATCAACCTCTGAATAA
- a CDS encoding SAM-dependent methyltransferase yields the protein MISELQVSQTPLLQVIHQEISDVDGVIPFRRFMELALYHPEYGYYGSGRARVGKEGDFFTSVSVGSIYGRLLTSVCRDVWERLGKPSEFTIVEQGANDGSMATDILGALAKAGDSYNQAVRLIIVEPFPVNRDRQKQKLAGFTNVTWVPSLEELPTFTGIHLSNELLDAFPVDSVRWNGTAWEEECVAYHDGALVWTTRPIQDPELHAEATKLPNHLTKGFRAEINRAMNPWLTTLHKRLERGLVLTIDYGQSGEDRYAPHRADGTLLAFKKHERFNDPLGEPGLRDITAQVDFTALARSSREVGFEILGYSDQHHFLVGAAEPWLRSLGDFTDQSDAARRDLGALQTLLNPGSMGIQFKAIALGKDFPAEPPLGCFKYARPGIGVL from the coding sequence ATGATCTCAGAACTTCAGGTTTCCCAAACGCCGCTCCTTCAAGTCATCCACCAGGAGATATCCGATGTCGATGGCGTCATCCCGTTCCGGCGGTTCATGGAGCTGGCACTCTATCATCCGGAGTACGGCTACTATGGCTCAGGTCGGGCTAGGGTCGGAAAAGAAGGGGACTTCTTCACAAGCGTCAGCGTCGGCAGCATCTACGGCCGTCTTCTTACCTCGGTCTGTCGCGACGTCTGGGAGCGCTTGGGAAAACCCTCTGAATTCACAATCGTCGAGCAGGGCGCAAATGACGGAAGCATGGCGACCGATATTCTCGGAGCGCTCGCTAAAGCTGGGGACTCATACAACCAAGCAGTTCGACTCATCATCGTGGAGCCTTTCCCCGTGAATAGGGATCGCCAGAAACAAAAGCTGGCGGGATTCACAAACGTCACTTGGGTGCCCTCCCTGGAAGAGTTGCCAACGTTCACCGGCATCCACCTCTCCAACGAATTGCTGGATGCCTTCCCAGTAGATTCCGTGCGCTGGAACGGAACCGCATGGGAGGAGGAGTGCGTGGCATACCATGATGGGGCTCTGGTATGGACCACTCGGCCGATCCAGGACCCTGAACTCCATGCAGAGGCAACCAAACTCCCGAATCATCTTACCAAGGGCTTCCGTGCAGAGATCAACCGGGCCATGAACCCTTGGCTCACGACTCTCCATAAGCGGCTAGAGCGCGGGCTCGTGCTGACCATCGACTACGGTCAGTCGGGAGAGGATCGCTACGCACCCCATCGCGCCGATGGAACCCTGCTTGCATTCAAAAAACACGAGCGGTTCAACGATCCTCTGGGCGAACCGGGACTTCGCGATATCACAGCCCAGGTCGATTTTACTGCACTTGCCCGATCGTCACGTGAGGTCGGCTTCGAGATTCTCGGCTACAGCGACCAGCACCACTTTCTCGTGGGAGCAGCCGAACCCTGGCTGCGTTCACTCGGAGACTTCACTGACCAGAGTGACGCGGCTAGACGGGATCTCGGCGCCCTTCAGACCCTTCTCAACCCCGGCTCGATGGGTATTCAGTTCAAGGCAATTGCCCTTGGGAAAGACTTCCCTGCAGAGCCTCCCCTCGGCTGCTTCAAATATGCGCGCCCGGGGATTGGCGTACTTTGA
- a CDS encoding iron-sulfur cluster assembly accessory protein: protein MIHITESAAKQLRELASENGNSGLRLAVEKGGCAGLQYAMSLGGPLPGDEVTEQNGAVVAIDPESSEQLDGCTIDYVDELTGAGFRVINPHASRSCGCGTSFEPAPQEKPL, encoded by the coding sequence ATGATTCATATCACGGAGTCGGCGGCGAAACAGCTCAGGGAGCTTGCCTCTGAAAATGGCAACTCAGGGCTTCGGCTCGCTGTGGAGAAAGGGGGGTGTGCCGGCCTACAATACGCCATGAGTCTGGGTGGCCCCCTGCCGGGTGACGAAGTGACCGAACAGAACGGCGCCGTGGTGGCCATCGATCCGGAGAGCAGCGAACAACTCGATGGCTGCACTATCGACTATGTCGACGAACTCACGGGCGCGGGTTTCCGGGTGATCAACCCCCATGCTTCACGGAGCTGCGGCTGCGGCACCTCGTTCGAGCCGGCACCTCAAGAAAAACCTCTGTAA
- the purS gene encoding phosphoribosylformylglycinamidine synthase subunit PurS, protein MKAVVTVMPKPAILDPAGVATGQAMEHLGLKGVRSVRIGKSIEIEVDGADEKQLHEICHDLLSNPVVEDYKLEILS, encoded by the coding sequence ATGAAAGCCGTCGTTACCGTCATGCCGAAACCCGCCATCCTCGATCCAGCCGGAGTCGCTACCGGTCAAGCCATGGAGCACCTTGGCCTCAAGGGAGTCCGCTCCGTCCGTATCGGGAAATCGATCGAGATCGAAGTCGATGGCGCCGACGAGAAACAACTTCACGAGATCTGCCACGACCTCCTCTCCAATCCCGTGGTCGAGGATTACAAGCTCGAGATTCTCTCCTAA